TGCCAGGGGGACAATCTCAACTCTGGTACCCCCAGTTCGGTGGAGCGTACCAATCTgcttctccaccccacccccgtccCTCTCGTGCACCGCCAAGTCTTACCGCCCCTAGTTCTGCGCTCGGGCGCTTCGCGCCCAGGCCCCAGGAGGGCAGCACCCGGCGACGGCCAGCTCCCACCGGtcagccctgccctgccccgcCCGGCCGCCGTGCCCGCGGACCAGGCACCGCCCGGCCCTGTGCACACGGAGGCGGCCCTTCTTCCGCGCCCGGACGCGCAGAGGGTGTGCGTGGAAGCCAGGCGTGCGGCGGAGAGTCCCAGGATCAGCTCAGGTAAGCGGCACCCCGGGAACTGCTGCAACTCCCCGCAGACACTTGCTTTTCCTGGCTTGGTTTTGCCAGCTCTCCCGAGctttggaagcagagagatgcTGTTGATTTGGGACTGTCTGACTTTTGGAAACATCAAAGGAGTGTTTATGAGCGGATTTGGCTTTGTGGGGTTGACTCTGGAAAAGTTTTAGGTAGAAAAGGTTCAGTTTCTTAGGTACTTTTCCATCTATGTGAATGTCCCTAGGGAAGACGTGTTTTAAATTAGCGCGATGCTTTAAGTCTTCCGTCTTCACAGCATCTTTATGGAATGTGACTTTTCCAAGTTTGAGAAGAAAGCTTACTTCATCcgtttccttttttcccctccactTCCTTCTGGTTCTATTGCACTTTCCCTGggaaaaattacttttcatgATGGCTTTAACCGATTACTTTCTTTACCCAAACTCACCTTCTTACCTATGGTTTTGGTTTGACAAGAAGGTCTCAGCCATGAACTCCTTCCTGTGATCTTGAATATGAATGGCAAAGTacgttttaaagtttttaaaaattatttttgcctgcatgtatgtccgtatgtggataccctggaactggagttaccaatggTTGTGAAtggccatgtggttgctgggaattgaactctggtcctctggaagagcagttcagtgcccttaaccactgagccatctccccagcgcgatgttttaaagtttttttctatttggaTATGTCCTTCCTGACTTTGGATGGTGTTCGTGAGTGGTACAGTAAGTTTCACTTGCCCAAGCGAAACAAGATCGCTTCAGAGAAACAAGATTGTTCAGAGACCAATGCTGTGTGACTCAGCACACCGTTTAACCATAGCTTAGCTAAGTTGGCATATAATacgattttgttttattttgagacaaggtctctctattacgtagctctctggctgtcctggaactcactctgtagaccaggcagatctcagactcagagatcctcctactgcctcccaagtgctgggattaaaggcgtgtgctacacGCCCAGCTAGTATGAGTATAAAATACACTTGAAGTATTGGCCTTTTGTGGTTCTGTGAAAGGTTCTTTCCCCCTGTTCCTGCTTTTCCAGGAAGCTTTGTGAGTCTTTAGTGCTTTGTAAGCAAGTGCTTTGCAATGTGTCTAAGCCTCTGTGGCAGTGGGTGGCGCTGTGGCGGAGGGTGAGTCTTTAGTGCTTTGTAAGCAAGTGCTTTGCAATGTGTCTGAGCCTCTGTGGCAGTGGGTGGCGCTGTGGCGGAGGGTGAGCCTTAGCCACCTGCCCTGGCCTGTCCCCCTACCAGAAGGCACTGTCTACCTCCACAGTGCGACTGGACTTTACCTGTTGTGCCCGATTCTCTCAGGTCAAGCCAGGGTCCAGAAGCTGAACTGCCAGTGGGGTTGGGGTGTCTCTACAGCCCCGGAGCTTGCATCAGATAGATGAGCCATAGAATCACATTTTGACAGAACTAACTTAAAAGTCCACAAACCCACTGCCCTTCTGAACTACCTCTCTGTTATGTTGAAGCTGCTGGCACTGGGTTGTGTGTCCATTCAGCCTTAGCACGAAGTGAGAATTGGAAAGGCGCGGGAGTCTTGAATGGGAAGTGGCAAGTTAGTAACTAGACAAAAATTTACCGCAATTCTCAGAGCAGTTCTGACTTGATACCGGGGGCAGCTGTATATCAGATATTCTTTCCATGGCTCTTCCCTTATctgctaattattattattattatagcctAGAGACATGAGTTTGTAAGATTTAGAACAGGAAAAGCCACAttcagtcattttatttatttatttttaaaaagatttctttatctCAGAAGCATGGTAGTTGAATTTCCTCTTTTTTGATATATTCATGAAATTACACATTTGGAGTCTTTGAATGCCAGTTCTCCTGACTCATAGGCCAAGTCACTGTTCTACAGCAGACCGATTGCATGACATTCTGCCTCCTAACAGGTCACCCTCCTGTGATTTCTGCAATGGTCAGCAAGAGATCACAGCTGGTTGTAGATACCTGTACCCGCTGTGATTTTGCATTTGTTATTGTTCACAGTAGATACCTGTATCCGCTGTAATTTTGCATTTCTTATTGTTCACAGAGCCTAAAGCTGCGGGAGAGAAGGAAACGTATTTCCCCTTCACGTCGGAGAACAGCTAAGGAGCCTTTTCTTTTCTGGCCATGTCTTCCATAGGAACGACTGAGCCAGATAGGGACCAGAGGGACACGCATGTCAGCaagctcattttcttcctcttcatcctcgGTGCCGTCCTGTTGTGTGTGGGAGTCCTGCTCTCCATCTTCGGCTACCAGGCATGCCAATATAATAGGCCCCTCTCACACTGCAGCATGGTGCTAAAGATTGCTGGGCCGTCATGTGCCGTGGTGGGGCTTGGGATTGTGATTCTGGCCCGCTCCCGGGCACGCCTGCACCTGCGGGAGGAGCAGCGGCGAGGCCACCAGGACCCTGACCAATCCTTCGTCTGTGGGGAGAGCCGCCAGTTTGCCCAGTGCCTCATCTTCGGGTTCTTATTCTTGACCAGTGGCATGCTCATCAGTGTGCTGGGTATTTGGGTGCCCGGATGTGGCTCAGAATTGGGACCGGAGTCCATGAATGAGACGGACATTGGAGAACCAGAGCCCCAGATCTGCAGCTTCCTGTCTCTGCAGATCATGGGGCCGTTGATTGTGCTTGTGGGACTGTGTTTCTTTGTGGTGGCCCatgttaagaagaaaaat
Above is a window of Microtus pennsylvanicus isolate mMicPen1 chromosome 6, mMicPen1.hap1, whole genome shotgun sequence DNA encoding:
- the Tmem171 gene encoding transmembrane protein 171, with protein sequence MSSIGTTEPDRDQRDTHVSKLIFFLFILGAVLLCVGVLLSIFGYQACQYNRPLSHCSMVLKIAGPSCAVVGLGIVILARSRARLHLREEQRRGHQDPDQSFVCGESRQFAQCLIFGFLFLTSGMLISVLGIWVPGCGSELGPESMNETDIGEPEPQICSFLSLQIMGPLIVLVGLCFFVVAHVKKKNNLSSSRDTSDMEGGHAHSMEPVHITVGDSVIIFPPPPPPYFPESSAGTRPPGPNSLHHNENPPSYSSLFNYGRSPTPEIQGAASERERELIYTISGPGSPSESSHPGHLPLDLPPRYEEKETALATPSDAPSEPSPP